From one Pieris brassicae chromosome 5, ilPieBrab1.1, whole genome shotgun sequence genomic stretch:
- the LOC123709562 gene encoding NADH dehydrogenase [ubiquinone] 1 alpha subcomplex subunit 7-like: MVKVPPRDLSPFMQAFRNYLLGRKHTNALRFEPFLAARTQPPPQIPDGVSHKHSHNYYCSRDGRREVAPPLEISTKLITTGAEKGEARTAATVRPTPGQLFNWDKHYN, from the exons ATGGTAAAGGTGCCACCGCGTGATCTTTCGCCCTTTATGCAAGCGTTTAGAAATTATCTTCTCGGC agaaAACATACGAATGCATTGAGGTTCGAGCCGTTTCTTGCAGCTCGAACTCAGCCACCTCCACAAATTCCTGATGGAGTCTCACACAA ACATTCACACAATTACTACTGTTCCCGTGATGGACGAAGAGAAGTAGCACCACCACTTGAAATATCTACTAAATTGATAACAACTGGAGCAGAAAAAGG AGAAGCAAGGACAGCTGCAACTGTGAGGCCTACACCTGGCCAACTTTTTAACTGGGACAAAcactataattaa
- the LOC123710074 gene encoding cytosolic 10-formyltetrahydrofolate dehydrogenase: protein MPPVAVPNEAPKKSLRIAIIGQSTFAAEVFKLLLKDGHQVVGVFTVLDKGNREDPLATIASQNGIPVFKYKSWRIKGKVIPEVLEEYKSVEADLNVLPFCTQFIPMEVILYPQYQSICYHPSILPRHRGASSVNWTLIEGDTTCGLSIFWADDGLDTGPILLQKSFPCTIDDTVDTIYNKYLYPEGIKALSESVNMVANGTAPKISQTDEGATYDPALFKAETHQIDWSKGGVALHNFIRGLDSSPGATTFIKPQTKDSENENIEIKFFGSSLWEGEYEAEGDVIIIPGLMKPAVIHDGGLLITANDGVKLNIQRLKVNGKMINAQNFYKANENKVSLELTDEEKQFVENARNIWKAILRIDIDNDTDFFDSGAGSMDVVRLVEEIKDLVNIELQNEDIYMNTTFEEFYMIAILKTRGDSSNQEIKYEAVEMEVNKMKIKFATQLFIDGQFVDSDSGKTLTLINPSDETVICKVQSASKTDVDKAVKAAKKAFEEGEWSKISARERGQILFKLADLMEQHKEELATIESIDSGAVYTLALKTHVGMSIETWRYYAGWCDKIQGSSIPINHARPNRNLTLTKKEPIGVCALITPWNYPLMMLSWKMAACLAAGNTVVMKPAAVCPLTALKFAELCVRAGVPRGVVNILPGSGTVCGQALADHPLVRKLGFTGSTAIGQTIMKSCAASNMKKVSLELGGKSPLVIFEDCDMDKAVRNGMASVFFNKGENCIAAGRLFVEESIHDEFVRRVVVETKKMSIGDPLNRGTAHGPQNHKAHMDKLIEFCERGVKEGAKLVYGGKRVDRPGFFFEPTIFTNVTDDMWIAKEESFGPIMIISNFNSKNMDEVIRRANNTEYGLASGVFTKDVSRAMQFAEKIDAGTVFINTYNKTDVAAPFGGFKQSGFGKDLGQDALNEYLKTKTVTIEY, encoded by the exons ATGCCACCCGTTGCTGTGCCTAATGAg gcgCCAAAGAAATCGCTTCGGATTGCAATTATTGGACAAAGTACGTTCGCGGcggaagtttttaaattacttttaaaggaTGGACATCAAGTCGTCGGTGTATTCACTGTCTTAGATAAAGGAAACAGAGAGGATCCTTTgg caaCCATCGCGTCACAAAATGGAATACCAGTATTCAAATACAAAAGTTGGAGAATCAAAGGCAAAGTTATACCGGAAGTTCTAGAAGAATACAAATCT gtaGAAGCAGATTTGAACGTGTTACCATTCTGTACTCAATTTATCCCCATGGAAGTGATTCTCTACCCCCAGTACCAAAGTATTTGCTACCACCCTAGTATCCTCCCGAGACATAGAGGAGCTTCATCCGTGAATTG gaccCTTATAGAAGGCGACACAACTTGTGGTCTTTCCATATTCTGGGCGGATGACGGTTTAGATACAGGACCAATTTTACTGCAAAAAAGTTTTCCATGTACTATTGATGACACTGttgatacaatttataataaatatttgtatcccGAAG gTATTAAGGCTTTATCTGAATCGGTAAATATGGTAGCAAATGGTACAGCACCTAAAATTAGTCAAACGGATGAGGGAGCTACGTATGATCCAGCATTATTTAAGGCGGAGACGCATCAG aTCGATTGGTCCAAAGGTGGTGTAGCCCTACACAACTTTATTAGAGGACTTGATTCGTCTCCAGGAGCCACCACTTTCATTAAACCACAAACCAAAGACagtgaaaatgaaaatattgagaTCAAGTTCTTTGGCTCTTCTCTATGGGAAGGCGAATATGAAGCAGAGGgagatgttattattatacctGGATTAATGAAACCGGCTGTGATACATGATGGTGGTTTGCTGATTACAGCAAACGATGGTGTAAAG ttaaatatacaaagacTAAAAGTTAACGGAAAGATGATCAACGCgcaaaatttttataaagctaATGAAAACAAAGTATCGCTAGAGTTAACTGACGAAGAAAAGCAATTCGTTGAGAACGCTAGAAATATTTGGAAAGCAATACTTAGAATCGACATAGACAATGACACGGATTTCTTCGACTCAGGAGCAGGATCCATGGATGTTGTTAGATTAGTAGAAGAAATCAaagatttagttaatataGAACTACAAAACGAAGATATTTATATGAACACAACGTTTGAAGAGTTTTACATGATagcaattttaaaaacaagagGAGATTCGAGTAATCAAGAAATTAAGTACGAAGCTGTTGAAATGgaagttaataaaatgaaaataaaattcgcAACACAATTGTTCATTGATGGACAGTTTGTTGATTCCGATAGTGGAAAAACTTTAACATTGATTAATCCAAGTGACGAGACAGTTATATGCAAAGTGCAGAGTGCGTCCAAAACTGATGTTGATAAAGCTGTAAAGGCTGCGAAAAAGGCATTTGAAGAAGGGGAATGGTCGAAGATCAGCGCCAGGGAACGtggacaaattttatttaa gtTAGCAGACCTTATGGAGCAACATAAAGAAGAACTAGCCACAATAGAATCGATTGACTCAGGTGCAGTATACACGTTAGCCCTCAAGACTCACGTCGGAATGTCCATTGAAACCTGGAGATATTACGCGGGCTGGTGTGACAAAATTCAAGGGTCTTCTATCCCCATTAATCATGCCAGACCCAATAGAAATTTGACTTTAACGAAGAAGGAACCAATAGGTGTCTGTGCGCTTATTACCCCATGGAATTACCCGCTCATGATGCTTTCGTGGAAAATGGCAGCATGCTTGGCGGCTGGCAACACCGTTGTTATGAAGCCTGCAgcg GTTTGTCCACTTACCGCTCTCAAATTCGCTGAACTATGCGTACGCGCCGGCGTGCCTCGTGGTGTAGTGAATATTCTCCCAGGAAGTGGCACGGTCTGTGGTCAGGCTCTGGCTGACCATCCACTTGTTAGGAAACTTGGGTTCACCGGTAGTACTGCAATTG GTCAAACTATAATGAAATCCTGCGCAGCGTCCAATATGAAAAAGGTGTCGTTAGAGCTGGGTGGAAAGTCACCACTCGTGATATTTGAAGACTGTGACATGGATAAGGCTGTTAGGAAT GGTATGGCATCAGTATTCTTCAATAAAGGGGAAAATTGCATAGCAGCCGGTCGTCTATTTGTCGAGGAGTCCATACATGATGAGTTTGTTAGAAGAGTTGTAGTAGAAACTAAGAAGATGAGTATTGGGGACCCACTTAATAGAGGAACAGCCCATGGCCCCCAAAACCACAAGGCACACATGGACAAATTGATTGAG TTCTGTGAACGAGGCGTAAAAGAGGGCGCTAAATTAGTATACGGCGGTAAAAGAGTAGACCGACCAGGCTTCTTCTTTGAACCAACAATCTTTACTAATGTCACAGATGACATGTGGATAGCGAAAGAGGAATCGTTCGGTCCTATTATGATTATCAGCAACTTTAATAGCAA AAACATGGACGAAGTTATTCGTAGAGCAAATAACACAGAGTATGGTCTGGCTAGTGGCGTATTTACAAAAGACGTCTCCAGAGCTATGCAGTTTGCAGAAAAAATAGACGCTGGAACCGTTTTTATTAACACCTATAATAAGACAGATGTGGCTGCACCTTTTGGCGGCTTTAAACAATCCGGTTTTGGAAAGGATCTTG GTCAGGATGCTTTGAATGAATACCTCAAGACGAAAACGGTTACCATAGAATATTAA